The Verrucomicrobiota bacterium genome window below encodes:
- the hpnE gene encoding hydroxysqualene dehydroxylase HpnE has translation MQDLPDSQTITQKSGSNLALSFFILPKEKREAMAILYAFCRTADDIVDEKDKSLTQKLKEIEFWNQEIDACYTGTPQSRLGQDLAKIVRLYLIPPDPLKDIMRGVEMDLHKSRYPSFAELETYCYRVASAVGLASIEIFEHSHAHTKAYAVALGMAFQLTNILRDIQYDLLEYDRIYIPQDELDTFQVTEDDLRTWPNKANLKRLCLLQYHRAKHFYAKAARLLPAKDSKNMAAAEIMTHVYSRLLEKLRKNNFGLGKAPVQLNKFEKVLAVIKAMRSFNSLPTSTKLPQRVAIFGGGFAGIATAVHLSRGGHQVEIFEAKSYTGGRAHSYNDTKTGITFDNGQHILMGCYHSCLNLIKSLGVEEKLEIQKSIHVPYHSLDKGITHLRAANLPAPFHLLKALLSFEELSWKDRIAICYFGLSLRIGQSPSQKSTVKEWLLGQRQTPHAIHVLWEPLCIAALNEPIASASAKLFEAVLRQSLFGGTSDASIYFSKVGLSELLMPEAELFLKATGGRIHTGEPIKELCFEKDKLISFKTTRQTYEHFDQCISCMPSKALSSLLPETSPLKNQIAQIPSSPIISVHILCDTPIINQPFVGLLDSPVQWIFDRTDYLPSFANDFYHYTIIISAAYQELELKRPELLELIKKEIQQHFPQSKKMTISRDVIYKSIDATFAATPSVDEMRPQQNTEWSNFHLAGDWVQTYLPATLEGAVLSAGPVTKLIDRDYSSTIPANTKKGIPGESLISR, from the coding sequence ATGCAAGATCTTCCCGATAGCCAGACCATTACTCAAAAAAGCGGCTCCAACCTGGCGCTTTCTTTTTTCATTCTCCCCAAGGAAAAACGTGAGGCGATGGCCATTTTGTACGCATTCTGTCGCACAGCAGATGATATCGTGGATGAAAAAGACAAGAGTCTTACTCAAAAACTCAAAGAGATCGAATTTTGGAATCAGGAGATAGACGCTTGTTATACAGGTACTCCTCAATCTCGGCTTGGCCAAGATTTAGCAAAGATCGTTCGTTTATACCTGATTCCACCAGATCCCTTGAAAGACATCATGCGGGGCGTCGAAATGGATCTTCATAAAAGCCGCTACCCATCCTTTGCCGAATTAGAAACGTATTGTTACCGGGTAGCATCTGCGGTTGGTTTAGCCTCTATCGAGATCTTTGAGCACAGTCATGCCCATACTAAAGCCTATGCTGTTGCTCTAGGCATGGCTTTTCAACTGACGAATATCTTACGAGACATTCAGTATGATTTGCTGGAATATGACCGTATTTATATTCCCCAAGATGAGTTAGATACTTTCCAGGTCACGGAAGATGATCTGCGAACATGGCCCAATAAAGCGAACTTAAAACGTCTTTGTCTTTTACAATACCATCGGGCAAAACACTTTTATGCCAAAGCAGCTCGACTCCTACCCGCAAAAGACAGCAAGAACATGGCAGCGGCGGAGATTATGACACATGTTTATTCTAGGTTGCTGGAAAAGCTTAGAAAAAATAATTTCGGGCTTGGAAAAGCGCCCGTCCAGCTCAATAAATTTGAGAAAGTCCTAGCTGTTATCAAGGCGATGCGCTCTTTTAATAGCTTGCCTACCTCAACAAAACTCCCACAGCGTGTCGCCATCTTTGGGGGCGGTTTTGCCGGTATAGCTACAGCGGTTCATCTTTCTCGGGGAGGTCATCAGGTAGAGATCTTTGAGGCCAAATCTTATACGGGAGGGAGAGCTCATAGTTACAACGACACCAAAACAGGCATTACCTTTGATAACGGTCAGCATATCTTAATGGGTTGTTATCACTCATGTCTTAATCTTATCAAGTCCCTGGGAGTTGAAGAAAAGTTAGAAATTCAGAAGAGCATTCATGTCCCCTATCATAGCCTTGATAAGGGCATCACTCACTTGCGTGCGGCTAATTTGCCCGCTCCTTTCCATCTACTGAAGGCCTTATTGAGCTTTGAAGAGCTCAGTTGGAAAGACCGGATCGCTATCTGTTATTTTGGGTTGTCTTTAAGGATTGGTCAGAGCCCCAGTCAAAAGTCCACGGTCAAGGAATGGTTGCTTGGGCAACGGCAAACCCCTCATGCGATTCATGTGTTGTGGGAACCCCTTTGCATAGCAGCTCTGAATGAACCTATTGCTTCTGCCAGTGCAAAACTCTTTGAAGCCGTCCTACGCCAATCCTTATTTGGCGGCACATCCGATGCAAGTATTTACTTCAGCAAAGTAGGTCTCAGCGAATTGCTTATGCCGGAAGCAGAGCTATTCCTAAAGGCAACGGGAGGCCGCATCCATACTGGAGAACCCATCAAGGAACTCTGCTTTGAGAAGGATAAATTAATCTCTTTTAAAACCACCAGGCAGACTTATGAGCATTTTGACCAGTGTATTAGCTGTATGCCATCCAAGGCACTCTCAAGCCTCTTGCCCGAAACATCTCCTCTCAAAAATCAGATCGCTCAAATTCCTTCCTCACCTATTATTTCGGTGCATATTCTTTGTGACACACCCATTATCAATCAGCCTTTTGTCGGACTGCTAGATTCACCCGTGCAATGGATATTTGATCGTACCGACTATTTACCTAGCTTTGCCAACGACTTCTACCATTACACGATCATCATCAGTGCAGCTTACCAAGAGCTTGAATTAAAAAGACCTGAACTTCTTGAGCTCATCAAGAAGGAGATCCAACAACATTTTCCTCAAAGCAAAAAAATGACGATTAGTCGGGATGTTATTTATAAGTCTATAGATGCCACATTTGCAGCAACCCCGTCTGTTGATGAAATGCGTCCGCAGCAAAACACGGAGTGGAGTAATTTCCATTTAGCTGGGGATTGGGTACAGACGTATCTACCGGCAACTCTAGAAGGAGCAGTGCTTAGCGCAGGGCCCGTGACAAAGCTCATTGACAGGGACTATAGCTCAACGATTCCTG